From a single Kryptolebias marmoratus isolate JLee-2015 linkage group LG17, ASM164957v2, whole genome shotgun sequence genomic region:
- the atoh1c gene encoding protein atonal homolog 1 produces MPPRKSLFASFISVAPEEAAGPPAAPGGPAAPTDIRGRLQRSGAQDHPEADRSRDGRDSCGPPCALVELRLGAPGGALHYLQPDRCALEHAQRRRRLAANARERRRMLGLNVAFDRLRSVIPNLESDKKLSKSETLQMAQIYISTLSELLQDGPGAAPEPERAARGPGTAAGPEGQVRGPERTR; encoded by the coding sequence atGCCGCCGCGCAAAAGCCTGTTTGCGTCCTTCATCTCTGTGGCCCCTGAAGAAGCTGCGGGCCCCCCGGCGGCCCCTGGGGGCCCCGCGGCGCCCACGGACATCCGCGGTAGGCTGCAGCGGAGCGGCGCGCAGGACCACCCCGAGGCAGACCGCTCCAGAGACGGCAGAGACTCCTGCGGGCCCCCGTGCGCCCTGGTGGAGCTCCGGCTGGGGGCCCCCGGCGGCGCGCTGCACTACCTGCAGCCGGACAGGTGCGCCCTGGAGCATGCGCAGAGACGGCGGCGGCTGGCCGCCAACGCCCgcgagaggaggaggatgctgggcCTGAACGTGGCCTTCGACCGGCTCCGGAGCGTCATCCCGAACCTGGAGAGCGACAAGAAGCTGTCCAAGTCCGAGACCCTGCAGATGGCCCAGATCTACATCAGCACCCTGAGCGAGCTGCTGCAGGACGGCCCGGGAGCAGCTCCGGAACCGGAGCGAGCCGCGCGGGGGCCCGGTACCGCTGCGGGCCCGGAGGGGCAGGTCCGAGGCCCCGAGAGAACCAGATGA